The following is a genomic window from Pygocentrus nattereri isolate fPygNat1 chromosome 8, fPygNat1.pri, whole genome shotgun sequence.
AACATTGAACAGGGTCAGATTGACCCCAAAGATAATAGGCAAGTAAATGTAGGCTATATTAACTGCCAGCTGGGTTAGCTGTATCTTCTAAAAGTTGGCTTTCCGTGGCCCCTGCGTGTTTATGATTCATTTGTTGAAATGTGTACCGATAGTGTTGTAGTCGAGACAGAGACCGGGACACGTCAAGTCAGAGTCGAGTCAGATACGAAGACTGgcctaaacctaaacttaacctaatcctaaacttaagaaaaaaaatttaaaaataaacctgtTTGTAGTTAATTGtacatttattatcattatgcTATATATACTAATACATTGTTATATTTAGTAAAATATACCAGTAAATATATAGCCTAAAACATTcctgcattttcttttacaCTGTTAGAACTGAGAGACCAGCTTAACTCAATGATATAAAAACTGATGgttcttcttgagttgactcaacttgaggacacgaCTTCAGCCAACTCAAACTCcttagttctgcatctcaggTAGGAATTGAAACAAATGAGTTTTTTATACTCAGTTTCCTCAACCAGGACACCATCACACTATCCTAGACATGTTTTCCTCATGGGTGCagttatggatggctgtggcatcctGAGTTGTTGGCTTAGTCTGATGCACCACTCAAGAACACAAGAAGCAACTCAGATTTAGTGCCCATAACTGTTTGAACTCAAGCTGAGTCAACTCGAGAAAAGCCTTGTAATCAGTTGCTATATAGATTTAAGTTGAGCAGACCTTTTATTTTTACGGTGAACGTATTGCAGTAAGAATGACTGTTGTAGGGAGAAATTAAAGATAATACTCAGCCACATGAAATAGGGAaaatattaatgaattaatgatgTATCATCAGATTTGTGTAGAGAACGTAATATGAACAGTAAACGAACActaatttttttaatgctaGTTAGCATTTTCCATGTAAGGTGGAAATCACCTCATCACCTTACCAGGTGATGGAATAAAGAAAGTAGGCTttgttattgctattattattattttaaacgGAGATTGACagctttgtttgcttgttttcctGATTCTGTGTCATAGCGATGCGTTTTTTAGAGTTtgttacacagagagaggaatgTTCTaatgtttattctggttttattgAGATTCAGTAATAACTCAGCTTCTAGTTACATCAGACTCAGCTGGTCTGGACAAAAATTTGAGCCCACCTTACCCCGAGATCGAGTATGGTCTCAAGTCCCAACTGTAGCACCGTGTACCAATTTTAATTGAACTCGTCCGGCCTGTCATCTGCAGCCATCAGGCAGATCTAGGAGAATGGCTCCAATTCTTGCCCAACCCATCAAAAATACGTTGTGAGGCCTGTCTGCCGTTACCCATCACATGTTCTGCATGACATAGAAGAGAATATGCAGCTAATGCCTTTCCCTTGAACAACACATGATGAAACCTGCAGTCTGTGATCGTCACATCAGCAGTGGCTGAAGTGATTCCGCTGTGCATGTGTTCTACATTCCAGACGGCTGAAATTATTGTGCGGAAAAATAAGACGTGCAATCATTTACACATCGTTACTTATCCATCACTTAAAGAGAGGGTAAGTACAGAAGTCTTCTGCCTCAttacatctgaaaaaaatgctatatattttattctgttCAACTTTTGTTTACCAAAGTAGTTATAATGCGATTATAAACTTATATAAGCAAGTCAAGCAATAAAATCCTGTAATGGAAGATCTTTAAATACTCTTATGACTTCCACAGAGGAGTCAGACCTCCTTGACGGGAAAATTCTAGTATATCGGGTTCAGAGAGTGAATAGTTTGATAGTGTGTTAGAGCTGAGAAAGCGCTAAACTGTGCAGTGGAGTGGCTCTCCATAATGTAAGCCTGGCACCCCTTTACAGGCATGCATGCTGTTTATCCACTGAAAATGGCAGGGGAGGTGAAAGGCTTGAGCTGTAGTGTTTTGCAGAGCTTTGGTGTTGCCGAGGGAGGCCGTGTGGTCGACATGAAGAACATGGCTAAAGCAGCAGGCCAGCCAATCCCAGAATACACTCCACCAGAGGGAGAGACCGTGGATCAGGTAGCGTGGGAGTCGGGGCAGGGCTGGCACCACACCTCCAATAGTGGTGGGGCAGAGGTTCtggatgtaaaaataaatattaaaaaactaCTGAAAAGCTGGCCTGCAGAGCAGCGGCTGACTGGCTGAGCAAAGCGCTCATATTCACTAAGTAGGCTCTGCTCTATATACCATGACTGTAACATAATAATAAGTAGGTGTTATAATGATAAATGTTTTCATGATACCTAATTCTAACCTTGCTACCTAATTCTAGCTTTACGTTAGCGGTAATAAATACAGTGCAGTAGCGTGAGAGCATAAATTGTGCCGTAAACATTAGCTTATGTATCGCTGTATAAATATTCACCAAAGTGATTCTCACTGAATTTTTCCTCTTCTTACTTCTTAAATAGTTTCTTTTTATGCAAACATTGAATTAAAAAAGTCATTGTACCTATAGTTTTCTAAGACCTTCTCTAAATGTGGTACTTTTGTTTAGCTGGTGCGTTTAATCTGTGCCAAAAGTGCCGATGTGTGTCTGAAGTATCACGGTGTTATTTGTGCCATATGGTCTTCCCTTAGAATGATTCCAGGCTGATTGTTTTCCTCTAAGGTGAAGGTACGGATCAGCACGTTCCTTAAAGCCATGTTCCAGCAGATGGCTGACGACCATCGAAACAAaatacagctggaggaggaaacGCAGGCCGCCGAAACGGACGGCCCTCTCGCAGGTCGCCCGGATGATGGCGTACACAACGTTCCTGCTCATGCCCTTGTGGTGACCCATGGTGCCTACATGCGGGTAGCTGTTCGGTATTTCATCAAGGACCTCGCGTGCTCGGTGCCTCTCGGCTCGGACATGATTCAGGTGTTTTCGGCCTGCTCCAACACCGGAATGTGCCGATTCATtgtgactctgaaatgtagcgACAGTGACGTTGTGCTCTCCAGCATGAAGTGTGTATTTGTGAACCGGAGAGACCACATCAAAGCTGAGGGCACTTGAGCGGAAGACCATAAACAATGAACGTGAAGTTGTGAAATGTTCTACTTATTTAATGTTAAAGAGCAACATGCAGCACTCCAGCCTGAACTGGTCTTACAATAAAGTTTAATGGTCTAACTTACCAAACTTCCAGAAAGAGCGTAAATACACATATAATGTTAACATTTCAATCAGAGGCAAGTTGATCATACTATTTGTGGTCGAAACACAGAGTTAAAagacctttatttatttatgtatatataaatataaatatttccGTAGGTTTGGCATCAGTCCCTGTAATATTTGACAAAGGAAGGCACTAAATTACTGTGATCATTATGATGATCATTATCAATgatcattaaaatgtatttaatgtaattaaattagATGTTTTATGGCAGATGATATAGagtaatatattttaaacttcAGTGGACTTAGCCCAGTCAGTTAACATGCTCATTGTCAACTGAAGAAAACGGCCTTGGCACTGAGCTGTATAGTCAAGGCAGCGGTCAGCGTAAGGTGTCTAATAATAAGCAGGTGATTTTCAGAGTGTAGCTCTGTCAGAAATGTCATTAACTTTGTGAGACCAGTTGGAGCCAGTATGGTCTCTTACCTTTTGCCGGGTCAGTTGTTTTTGGTGGTTGTTCAGTAATTTTTATTGACTTTGCTACCCTGAACCGTCTGGGCTTTAACTTTAAACCTTGAGACAGCTTGTTCTTGTTTGAAATATCATTATTTTAGACATTCCTTGGGACAAATATTCCTGTTTTAATGAATGGCACACAAGCAGTTTTGCcctgtgtttttttaaacaaacaaatctgCTTTTATGATTTATGATATCATGATTTAGACTGTTAGAACATGACCCCGTTTTTATCTGGATAGGTGGATATCTGCAGATGGTCCTTAAGGATTGGTCTGATTCATGAGAAAATGCCTTTGACCAATCCCAAATCCCAAAAGTACTGTTTTGAAGTTATTTAGTTTGAGTTCCATGTGATCATAAACTTTCATTGCTCACTATTCAGATGTTACTGATTTACTGTAAGAGTAGGCGCCGCTGGTCTTTTGTCACTTTAAATTCTCTGTTTTTATGGTACCATTTAAACACAGCAGGTATGATCAACGTGATGATAAACGGGAGAGCAGTTTCGCTCCATTATTCTGAACCACCCGAGCGGCATTCCAGCGTGGACATGGCTCCAAGGACAGGGAGGTGCAGTACATTACCACCAGCGGGCACTTTCGTCCTTGCTTTTAGTAACTTGGGTGTCTTTTTAGTATTTTCCTGTACTAAACAGCCGTTAGAGTCATCCTTGCTTCACACGTTATCATAAACTATGCTTTAttaactgatttatttattggatAGAAAATTCATAGTAAAGTGATTCAGATGAACTTGCATCAGCAGTTCACCTAATGGGGAAAGTGCAggtgtctttgtttgtttaggCCCAAAGTCAATTTCATTGCATAATCAGAAATAAGAAAAGCCTCCTTTTATCAGTACCATCAGTATTGACCCAGTTCTGCCCGTCCAAGCATGtgccatgttttgtttttgtccaaTGTCCAGTTGGAGGTCTACAGCAACTTTGGCGCATGACTGTTTAGGGTTTTGTGACCGTGCCTTATGCCCACAACGTTACATAGACGCCTCCACTAAAATGGCTTCAGTTGCCTCCACCTTcatttactgtacttaagtattattTTTGGCATATTTATAGTTTACTCAAGTGTTACTGATAGAAGATACTTTTGCTCatttatatttccaaaagaaaaagCATACTTTCAGACTCTCAGAGGACTTTCccgtgaaaaaacaggagttttaaaatcttttccggtttcagttcatttcagttcagttcatcaACATCCAACCGACTGCACGTCGGAGGCCTAGAATCGGTCTGTTAGTCTTTAAACGGCACTCCGCCGCTGAACATttcacactttacttttaattgagAAAGATTTTGACCCAGTAATCCTAATTTACCCTATAAACGGCTTAATCTGTACAGTAAATGATACAGGCGGTTAGTCCGCCACATTAAGGCCCACAGCCTCTACTGTATTAGTTCAGTGAAGCCTTGCCTTCCCGCGCTCTGCTAACGGTTCTGCGCGCGCACAAAAGCGCGCCTGTCGTTaaaattcaaaaataaacagaaacttaACGGACGCCTGCGAGCCAACCGTCGCGAGCAGCTCGCGCAGGGCATGCAGTAGCTCTGTTGTACTGTTAGCTATGCTTGGCTTTATTAATGTAAGCGTATTATTACCAAAGCGCAGCGTTTCTCCCAAGTAATCCTGAAATAACCTCCGCTAAGGGTAATTTATCGTCACGTACCACCTTTAGGCCCAATCCgccccatttcacccctcgcccctaccactgagcccgtAGCCCTCCGTTTTGGGCGTTCAGGTCTCGGGTTGGGTGTCCCGATGGTCGTTGAGGTAGAGGGGAAGGGCGAAGCGTCCGGGCTGCAGGGCCTCCGaacggagtgttatgaggaAGACAGAAAAGCCGGTAAGATAGCTGGgagagcgaccaaagaaacccacaactGTGAGGATTTTCTCCGTTTACCGCTGTATTTATCTAactttaatgtcgtttcagggTTTTATGGTCGTTCTCTTCACAACAAGCGCATAAAAACGCtgatagcatgctaatgtctcggtagctagccagctaactctcccgttccaccttaaattacgTTAGTCCGGCAGTATcacgccagaatgtaactgctgctccatttaaggtggaacgggaaaattctcaagaatctggagaatctctgacttcagcttaatTCTCTGAAGAAttggggggggtgataataaataactgcccccctctttgaaggcgtctgctccctaaatgtaactaaagcccagcagtgaggagctgaactttcccctcctctgctgtccctgcagacgggcagggtcgcctacagagcggcgccagtagctgttaatgaagtgatgctcttttattagagggtctcatttcagaggaagatctcaaccactgccctgtagctcaggaacaaggggtgAGGGTGAcgctcgaaaacaaggggcaggggtaataataagaaatgggactgggcctttaCGTATTTTCATTGTATTAGTTGTAGGCGGTGGAGAGTGGAGCAGGGTGGAGTGACAGCAGGAACACCGCAGACGGTTAGCGCCTCCTTCCTCAGTAACTACAGCGCTTTGGCTTTGGACACGGTTTATTTTCACCGTCGTGGAAGACAAACATGCAGAGCAAGCAGCTTTTCCTGTCAGTGCAGTTTATTTTAGCCTCCGAAAGTTTTCAAAATGCCATTTTTCTTTAGCATTGTCTGACAAGTAATAATCAAATCAGGCACTTTACCTTCACAAAATCTCGCCGTCAGATCAGACACCCTATGAGCTGTTCCCCTAAAAGCCTTTAGTGTTTTCCTTCTAAACAAAAATACTGCGTTTTCATCTATTACTAGTTTTAACTTCAGACATTTTAACCCAATTGACACTTTTCATGATGTAACCTACTAAATTAAAcgttttaagattatttttttaaccagAAATGGCTGAAAAACGGTGTTGAAATCTGGGTAAATGGGTTGAACACAGAGGTCATATTCCCCATTAAGTTGATATTAatccatttaaatatttaatcatttaaataaataaataaaatatccaATATACAGCATAAATAAAcgtttataaaatgttttaaatgtattttaatcataaagctttcattaaaatatttgatttgagccattttcatttcattttcatgtaaAACAATTGTAGGTTAAATAATGAGTAACACAGTTGTGAGTGACAGCGTGCTAAGTACTAATAACACTGTAGTTCCcctaaattaaaaatatgtaaatatacatataacctttcttatatatatatatatatataactgtataacagtatgtttgtatgtatgtgtgtatatatatatatatatatgtatatatatgtatatgtatatatatgtatatgtatatgtatattccTAACAGTTATTTTGGTAATGAGGTTGAGTGATGAAGTTTTACTGCTGCCAAATCAGTTTTTTGagaaaatagaacaaaacaaGACGTTGCAAATTAATGTACAGGGTGAGTGAAAAGTCACAGTACAGgttttatttcatcattttattttattgttgacttttatctctggggtcttctcaaacaaattgtgtatgctgagaaaatcagcatcagacaccaccttcagcaccgcgtcgtggaggcttgtgacagcatcaaaactcaaaactcccgtgacttttgactcaccctgtgtgTAGCATAATAAACTGGTTTCCGTTTTTTACAGTGGGCAACAGGTTTGAGCATCAGGGTTCCACTCTGGAAACCATGCCGGGTTGCAAGTTGTTCAGTTTTGAAACAGTAGGGATGTATATGTGGTCTTTTATGCTGAAGAGCCTGAATACAGGTGGAGTGGTGGGTATTTGGTAGTAGAGACTGTGTTTCTTCTCGCTGTGTTTGATGCTGTTTTCAGCTGCCTCATGGACTCTAGCCTCGAGTCGTCTAAGGTAGAGCCCCAAAATGTTGCAGTATTTTGCTGTTCTTTATAGATAGCtttatagatagatagctaACGTTTAGCCAAATAGAAAAACATGAATACCTGCATCCCAGAATTAAAAGCTGGCCACCCACCCAGTGAACATTATAGTCGTATATTTGGTCCAGCCCTAGTGGATTATAGTGGTTTGCTTCTGGAAGTGCATTTTAGATTAGAGCGTAGATTGCGAACAGAGTTGTGTGTCAGTCTGACTGCTGCTGTGGCACCGGCGGGAGAGGGCTTGAGAGGGCATTTTCAGGGCATGGTGATGGATGACGTCGTGATGACGTCGTGATGCAGCCAGACCCCTCCACACACTGGCTGTAAACGTTTGCAACCATGACAGTGAAGCTCTGATCGTCAGCGTGATTTCGAAATCATCTGTACGATGCAGAAAATCGAGCGGACTTCGATTTTAATTCAT
Proteins encoded in this region:
- the tigara gene encoding probable fructose-2,6-bisphosphatase TIGAR A isoform X2; protein product: MLSFAVTLVRHGETQHNRDGLLQGQGIDSSLSEVGIQQAEAAGHYLQDVQFTNIFASDMKRAKQSFGVAEGGRVVDMKNMAKAAGQPIPEYTPPEGETVDQVKVRISTFLKAMFQQMADDHRNKIQLEEETQAAETDGPLAGRPDDGVHNVPAHALVVTHGAYMRVAVRYFIKDLACSVPLGSDMIQVFSACSNTGMCRFIVTLKCSDSDVVLSSMKCVFVNRRDHIKAEGT
- the tigara gene encoding probable fructose-2,6-bisphosphatase TIGAR A isoform X1; this encodes MLSFAVTLVRHGETQHNRDGLLQGQGIDSSLSEVGIQQAEAAGHYLQDVQFTNIFASDMKRAKQTAEIIVRKNKTCNHLHIVTYPSLKERSFGVAEGGRVVDMKNMAKAAGQPIPEYTPPEGETVDQVKVRISTFLKAMFQQMADDHRNKIQLEEETQAAETDGPLAGRPDDGVHNVPAHALVVTHGAYMRVAVRYFIKDLACSVPLGSDMIQVFSACSNTGMCRFIVTLKCSDSDVVLSSMKCVFVNRRDHIKAEGT